One region of Trichosurus vulpecula isolate mTriVul1 chromosome 1, mTriVul1.pri, whole genome shotgun sequence genomic DNA includes:
- the UBXN6 gene encoding UBX domain-containing protein 6 has translation MKKFFQEIKADIKFKSAGPGQKLTDTAGEKGTRERQSQQVTKQSRQGPTNEAQMAAAAALARLEQKQPRSRGPTSQDSIRNQVKKELQAEATISGSAQSSGSNVVPEAKEEGSSKLSVSGVYFTCPFTGAILRKDQRDAHIKEAINKHSDKDPVAASIMKIHTFNRDRDKVKLGVDTIAKYLDNIHLHPEEEKYRKIKLQNKVFQERINCLEGANEFFEAIGFEKMTLPIPEQETSEEYYVLSEDALAQVEKLEQHKITLQSSEPVRAQLARQRRIFKPSPLAAQFDLPGDFFNLTAEELKREQKLRVDTVERLSVLRTKAMREKEEQREMRKYTYTLLRVRFPDGHILQGTFYARERLSALYSFVREALLNDWLPFELLPAGGHKLLDENLAFNECGLVPSALLTFTWDTGVLEDIKASGAEQSPGILKPELLATVENLA, from the exons ATGAAAAAATTCTTTCAGGAGATCAAGGCGGACATCAAGTTCAAGAGCGCGGGGCCCGGGCAGAAACTCACGGACACTGCGGG GGAAAAAGGCACCAGGGAAAGGCAGAGCCAGCAAGTAACCAAGCAATCCCGCCAAGGACCAACCAATGAGGCCCAAATGGCAGCAGCGGCGGCGCTGGCCAGGCTGGAGCAGAAGCAACCACGGTCCCGGGGACCCACATCCCAAGATTCTATCCGGAACCAAG TGAAgaaggaattacaagcagaagcCACCATTAGTGGGAGTGCTCAGTCTTCTGGATCAAATGTG GTACCGGAGGCTAAGGAAGAGGGGTCTTCAAAACTGTCTGTGAGTGGGGTTTATTTTACCTGCCCGTTCACTGGAGCCATcctgagaaaagaccagaggGATGCCCATATCAAAGAGGCCATTAACAAG CACTCGGACAAAGACCCAGTGGCCGCTTCCATCATGAAGATCCACACGTTCAACAGGGACCGAGATAAAGTGAAGTTGGGAGTGGACACCATTGCCAA GTACCTGGACAACATCCATCTGCACCCAGAAGAGGAGAAATACAGGAAAATCAAATTGCAGAACAAAGTGTTTCAG GAGCGGATCAACTGCCTGGAAGGGGCTAATGAGTTTTTCGAGGCCATTGGGTTTGAGAAGATGACCCTCCCTATTCCAGAGCAAG AAACCTCCGAGGAGTACTATGTGCTGAGTGAGGATGCCCTGGCCCAGGTAGAGAAGCTGGAACAGCACAAAATCACCTTGCAGAGCTCAGAGCCAGTGCGGGCTCAGCTGGCCCGGCAGCGACGAATCTTCAAGCCTTCCCCCCTGGCCGCCCAGTTTGACCTACCTGGGGACTTCTTCAACCTCACAGCAGAGGAGCTCAAACGGGAGCAGAAGCTAAG GGTAGACACTGTGGAACGGCTGAGTGTGCTTCGAACCAAAGCCATGCgggagaaggaggagcagaggGAAATGCGAAAATACACCTATACCCTCTTACGGGTTCGCTTTCCAGATGGGCACATCCTCCAGG GTACCTTCTATGCTCGGGAGCGGCTGTCTGCACTCTACAGCTTTGTGAGGGAGGCACTGCTGAATGACTGGCTGCCTTTTGAACTGCTTCCCGCGGGCGGGCATAAACTGTTGGATGAAAACCTAGCCTTCAACGAATGTGGGCTG GTGCCTTCAGCTCTTCTGACTTTCACTTGGGACACAGGCGTCTTGGAAGACATCAAGGCATCAGGGGCTGAGCAGTCCCCCGGAATTCTGAAACCTGAACTTCTTGCAACTGTCGAAAACCTCGCATGA